The stretch of DNA AACCGCAGGGTGCAGCTCCCCTCGCAGCCTCAGTCCACACTAAAAATAGGTCAAAACAGTTTGATCATCTTGACTCAGCCGTCTTCAAAGCAGACGCCTGCAGGCCGTCGACCTGTTGTCGAGGAACAGCAGGAGCAAACGGTGCCATTAGTGAAATGCAGCTCTGACTGCGCATATGAGGTTAATAGACTTTGACAAATATTTGTAGTGGCACAAATCCAACAATGTGGCGTGAGCCCGCTGGTGACATATCAGCAGATGGGGGTTTGTGGCTGAAAATCGTCTGACACGTGAATTGTTTGTTGAATTGTTTTTCCCCCTCCTGCACGTTCGCAGGTACTGAATGAGGTGGTGGTGGATAGAGGACCCTCCTCCTATCTCTCCAATGTAGACCTGTTCCTGGATGGACACCTCATTACCACAGTGCAGGGAGATGGTGAGTGGCATgcttagattaaaaaaaaaataaggtgtCTGCAGTTAGCGGAAAGTTCAGCCCGCATCTCTGACTGgcctccacctcccagtaatgAGTGTACTTTGTACAGAAGCTTCCAGACAGTGTTATTGTGTCACAAAAGGCCTTCAAAGCTGcagtaatatatttatttatttttaaattacacatttttctgcCTACAAAAGTAGTCAAACCTTTCGAGCGACTCTTGGATATCCTGTTAGGTAGTCGGGTTTCAGTGAAACAGTGCTTTTGCATCTCTGTTCCCTCAGGTGTGATAGTCTCCACACCTACAGGCAGCACAGCGTACGCAGTGGCAGCGGGAGCTTCCATGATCCACCCCAACGTCCCGGCCATCATGATCACCCCCATCTGCCCGCACTCCCTCTCCTTCAGACCCATCGTGGTGCCGGCTGGAGTGGAGCTCAAGGTATCTGCACGTTTGCCAAAATTGTTGCATTTAATTTCATAAACACGCCCTCGCTCGTCTTTAGCGTGGTGTCTTCCTTCTCGGGTCATCACATGTATTTGCCTAACGAGAAACAGGCCAACtgtactgaaaaagaaaagagctgaATGGCTGAATGAGTGAGAGCATGTTCTTTCTGTGACCTCTCTTCGTCCTGTGTTCTCGCTCAGATAATGCTGTCATGTGACGCCAGAAACACAGCATGGGTGTCTTTTGATGGAAGAAAGAGACAAGAGATCTGCCACGGAGACAGgtcagtctgcatgccgaggCAGTAAAGGCCAAACCGAATTAAGCTCAATGAAACCCACAAACTGAGGACTGGATAAGTTTAACCGCTTCTGCAGCTGCCTCAACACTTGAAGGCTTTGTTATGTAACCTTATCAACCTGCTTAATGGGCTTGAGTCCAAGAGTGCCCCCTGAGCCCGATCCAGCTTCTTCCTTTATGTAACTCAGCAAAACATAATCAGCTTTGTGGTTACTGAAAATGAGCTGCTGGTATTCTTCAGTAAATGCCCAGTGTTTCTTTATCAGGAAGTCTGATGACAACACCtcttttgtaaagtgtgcaaaCGActagatttttctttctttgttcagcTTTTGAGGTTTATTGTTATTTCAATCCTTGTTCCAGTATTACCATCACCACTTCCTGCTTCCCTGTTCCATCCATCTGTTTCCGGGACCCGGTCAACGACTGGTTTGAGAGCCTGGCCCAGTGCTTACACTGGAACGTGAGGAAGAAGCAAAACTACCTCGGCTCAGAGGATGAGGAATTCTGAGGCCTTCAAGGTCTATCAAAGGTCTCCTCAAGGCTGGATAGATGATAGATAGAAGGTTTCACCAAACTCCCTTCAAAAAAGTCTGTTGTTGTAGTGTTCATTTTTACTGAAAATTACTCTGTAGAATATTTTGTTTGATTCAGACACAAGCTATGAGCTGAACTGAGTAAAGTAAAGTGGacttatgctcatttccaggtCTATATTTCtaagagtagctttgcatgatccacagtgtaaaagaaaatgatctTATACTAGAGTTTGTTACAGCGCCTCATTTCATCCACTTTCAAAAGCAACTGTcttagcacccccccccccccccccccccccccccccctctcttgATTGGCTTTactttgcaaacagaaggtttgaacagcagatgTTGGGGCTTCTTTGCCTGGGATGATAAAAACTCTGAAACCAAGTATTTAGAGCAGTTTAACACACATTTAATGAGCATCCACCAGTcgaacattgtgtgtgtgtgtgtatatatgacagaaaacaaggaaaagcataaaaggtctcctttaaaaaaaatatattagtaAATCCATTCAAACCAATCTGTCTAAAACACCGGACGTTTCATCAGTTTTGTTACTCTAGTAAGAGTATCTTTTCTACACATTTTGTAAAACGGCaaactacagtgtgtgtgtgtgtgcacaggtAACCGTCCTACTTTTATGGAAGAAATGTTGATAAAATTCCCTAAATGTTCCTGTTGGATGCTCTGTGCTGTGTAGGAATTTTAAGATGGTGGatttttgaatggagtttggtcCCGCTATTGCTCCAGGATGTGAACGCTGTGAAAACCTCTCTCCTCTGTTAGagtgaaaactgcagtttgtggacAAAGTGCTTTGACTggtaaggaaaaggaaatgcaacactTTGAGTACcaaactctaaaaaaaaacccaggtcAGTTGTGGATGGAAGTTACTGGAATTACTCTTGATGGATGCCATCAGATCTGTTGTAGCACGTCTGAATCTTTGAGGCCGATGGCAGGGACGCATCTGCTGACTGGAGTAAAAGCTAAAGGTTCTCTGAGTAGGGGCGAAGGCCGAGCTGCAGCTCTGGTAAAGAAGTAGAAAAGGATGCGACGCAATCAATGAAGGACAAATGTTGTTTCCCACAGTTCTTAGTTGAGGAGCAGACTTAGTGTACATCTACCCAGCAACAGTAACCCAACATTACAGACTGTGCCTTAAACACTGGTATCATTAATGTACAGACATAATATTTTTCAAGGTTTACAccacactgttttttttgttttatttaaatcacacatttgcacagatttgtttttgtgcattcTCATTGTTACCACATGTTGACACGTCTGCGCTGTCTGCAGCACTTGATTGTCGCTTGTTTGCATTGTGTAATATCTCTATCAACAATGGGGTGAGCACTAGGAGGTGGCATTCATTCCAGGCAAAGAGACCACAGATCGGATGGCTTCAGCGTATTTTtaagtctgcttttttttttttttaaatgtcctttaagccataatatattttatagacCAACGTCTGTGGGCTGTGGGTGGTTTAATGGTCTGTGTGTGAGACTTTGGATCTGTTCTTATCAGTTTACCCCTGTGCTGCCTTTGATTACTCCAAGGTGGCCTGCCTTACATGTCTGTCTGGGCTCAGAGTCCCAGTGTTGATGTATATGTTGTGAATTGGCTCAACAAACTGTGTCAGAGTGAAAAGATGATTTACAACCATCTGTAACGCTAAACAGGACCACTTGAGCCCTAAAAGCTAATCATTCCTTGAACTCTGAGTATGTATATAAATGTAATGCTTGAATAATATGTTTTGTAAAGTCCATGTGTTTATTAACCAGTTTATAATGTATTACTAATGGATAATAAATCTatttagtactttttttttctacattcttCAGCTGTAAATCCTGTTTCATTGATGAAGAAAAGTCTGTTTTTAGTCGTTCTGCTTATCCAACTGAATTTTTAAACATGGTGTCATTGGACAGATGTACAAACGGAGCTGAATCACTTTAGAAATGCATTCCAGGACAACGTGAATAGTCTCATTTTTAACATGGATAGTGGCAGGATTGTTTCAAATGTTGGTCTGAGCTGTTTAATCccagtaaaacaaacacacacacacacacacacacacacacacacacacacccacagagtTCAATAAGATAACCAGGCTTTGACGACTCTTCTGTGAAGCATTGTCAACTCTCAAAGTGCTTTTCACTTTTGTAAATCTGACTTTTGTATGAATACACTTGTTAATGTTTCTAATATTGGAGTCTCCTATTTTTcccaaaacatttattaaacaggTTTAACCAACAAACCAATGcgtctcttcctgttttgatCATGTACGTCAAAAAATTGAAACCTGCTCTGTGACATGAATCGTGGGCATTTGCTTGGAGACGTTATCACAACGCGACTCCAGTACCGTgaaaaaaatcttgagccacaccTGGTCACTTTATATTTTTGCTTGGGAAATGGGTGCGGCAGattaaatgtgcaaacatacatggaaattcTGCAGACATGGCAAAACAGAGTTTGCGccattctaatgagcttgaaagtcaatatttggtgtgaccacctttattctccaacacagcctgaactctcaggcagctttcttgtgatTTCTTGTGGAatatttctccaggcttcttgaaggacattcaaagcttttctttggatgtttctgccttttgttttggtctcTGTCCAGATGATTCCACACTGCTACAATAGTGTTGAGGTCTGGGATCTGTGGAGGCCAGTctatgactgatggtgttccactgtgtgtgtatgattttactgcactgcatattgtcatgctgaaaaatgaaggtgtttCCAATCGggcactttccagatggtataaGTAGTTGATCTCCAAGACCAcgggctgaaatgcagccccaaaccaccaCAGCCTCCGCCATGTTTTAcggatggctgtagacacttcctgttgtatctctctcctgacctaCTCCATACATATCAGTGATAATTTGTACCAAAAAAATTCTAATATGCATTCAGCACTCAAAGAACTGGCTTTTCAATCCAATtattgtgtaatgtggcatacctcaggtttttctccccgtttcccttccttataaatggcttcctgacagccactcttccactgagaccatttctgatgaggcttcagtgaacagcagatggagcagctgaagggccagatgcatctctcaggtcctgtgtccggtctttgctggatcttttactatttcttaaggacataacTTACAGACACTTTTCACCTGCTGAAGATAcattttttaggcctgacacttcttttgaagacacactgcacaccatgctgagatatcccaagttttcagctaatggcTCTTTGGGAAACACCTTATAGGTGCCGTATGCAtgttaaactgtgttatctttgactGTTCTTTTTGTTGATTCAACCAAtcaaatgggaacaaattacagtgtttttgtgacaggctgctagtaacaaagtgcctaaagatacaagtACAGTACCAATGTTTTGACTGTACTGTGGGTTCTTTGCCAAGTTATTTGTTATGTGCAAGCACAACACCGGCTCATCCCTGAAATAGAACTGAGATTGATCTCAATaagcaaataaacaataaatcaaaacaTCAATGTTTTGGTAAAATACTTTATTAAGAACCTTGAATGAAAAAACAGGAGTGCATTAAAGTGCagcagaaagtaaaaaaaaaaatatctgtgaaTAAAAATACTGTAGTTACTCAAAGTGGTAGGCTAGAAAATGCAGACTGCACaatttaatttagacatttATGATTTGAAAAGTAAACATCACCTGCGAATTTACAGGAACTACAAAAATCGATTTAGATGGATTTAGACGTTCCAGTGCACGTTGGTGTAAAAACCTTTACAGAGCCAGTCTACAAAGTCTTTGATGCTCAAATATTTTAAGCACTCCAAGACTCAAGTTGCACCTGGTATTAAGACACAATGTGTATCCAGATACGTTATCTCTATGAGTGAAGACGCATGTCGACAGGATACGATCGCTCCAGCCAGACCGGTCTACCTGCGTGACGACATTCAGAAGCAAATATTTCAGTCACGTTCAGACAAAAATGGCAGAAGCGTACGCTCAGCATCGAGAGTCATTTCCACCCGGGTGAAACAGCTCAGTGAGCCGTGCCTAGCTAATATGCATATTGCACTGATATAAAAGTGTTGGCACAACTTGGacagtaaaaaaattttcaataCAAAGAGCCACAGCGTACGTAGTGAGGCAGGCACATACCCAGGTACAGATCGATGTTAATACCAGGCGCCAATAAGGTGCATTTAAATTCAGTTGAAGCCAGAAACATATTAACATTCATAGAACATCAGGTTAAAAAAACGTaatgtaaaaattttaaaaatgctgagTGATCGTTTTGGTGTATCCTTGGTCCTGACGTTTCCTCACTGGTTGTGTGCAAACACTGTGAAAAAcaatgggaaaaaaagtcaGGTTATACTATTCTGAAGATGTTCAAGGTCAGTACATTCAGGAAAACTCGGGTTTCTCAGAATCAGCGATGTTATCAAAACAACATTTAGAAACCCGCTAACTTAATATTCTCCCACTGCAGGGTGTGTGTCGTATTTAGCTCAAAGTAACTCACTTCTCTCTCTCAGGCCTTGTCCAAAGCTGTGAACCAGTCTGATGAGGCCCCAGAATAAAAGCACTTTGATCACCAGTGAAATCAAAGCCCCGGTTATAGCAGCTGCCTCCACGGTGTACGTCTCGTTCTGGAACCATTTTTCTGCCACCTGCGATTAAAGCAAACCATTGTTTCCCTGCAGGCACCCGTTACTGAAAACCAGTGAACACCAACAGGCAGCGTCACCCTCACATCACAGAGAGCAGCGCGTCTGTGATGCTTCTGCCTCtctgagatgcttttttttttttatacccaataatattcctgacctgttgccagttcaCCTAATAATTATTCTTCTGTTTACCTTTCAGtcccacttacttttccagacTTTTGTTGCCCCCATCACAACTTTTCTATGTTGTGTTGGTAACAAAATCTaagtttatgagatttgcaaatcattgcagtctgtttttatttacaggctTAGGGTTAGGGACAAATAACTCAGTGTCCTGAGTTTTTTGGAATTTGCTTTGTAATTGTACAAATGTAAGTGTTGTAAAGTTGTTGTAAACGTTGTGGTTGTTTGGTGGGGCACATTCTGGAGTAAAGTTGATTGAAAGTGATTTCAGGGACTATTTTGTGAGAAACTAATTtgcaaatgtcaaaaaaaaaaaaaaataaacagacaaaGCTAACAGTGACCTGTCTGATATCTTATTCCtcagtgaattaaaactctgttgCCACAATTAAAAACTCATCACTGAGTCACACTGTTGCATTAAGTAACACGCAGATGAACTCTTCTATTATAAACACTtacaaaaatgatcaaatgtGTGTTAATCCTGAACAGAAAACAGCCCCCAGCAGAGGCACTGTTGGGTCATGTTCCGGTGACACTAAAAGTATCcagatgtaaaaataaacagagaTGTATGACGTACTTTGGCAAAGTGATTCCTAAACCATTTATGCAGGATTACTATTAGTAAGACCCACTCTGCTTCATAAAGCACACTCAcacagtgataaaaaaaaatgaccaagaTAATCAAATGAATGAGGGAAAGCTCAGCCTACCGTGTACATCAGATACACAAAGAATGCCACCTGAGGAAGGTTCAGCACCATGAAGACCCAAACCAAAACCTTGGCTTCCtttaaaacctaaaaaaaaaaccccaaaaaacaaagtggTTACAGCCAGCTGCTTTTGAGCTTGTGAATATTCAGAGTTTATCctatgtgtgtggttttttttttgtgtttgttaacTGTCTCTTGGTGTGAGCAGATGATGCATAAAAAAGCCTCACCGCAACAGCGCCTACAGCGGCAGTCAGGATGGCCCAGAAAACTCCAACGCCCGCGATTATGTTGTCGGCAGCAGACGTGACCAGGTTTGTTGTTATGATCAGGACACAAAGGCACAACTGAAAAGTTCACACACCAGCAGCACAACATCATGAAGCcgctctgcagctctgcttaaAAACTAGTTTGcattctctttcttcttctggaGCCGAGCAGTTGCGGCTTATTGCAGGAcgatgaacattaaaaaaaaaaaaaaaaacatatgatgAGAAGCGCATGCTGCATATGAAATGCCAAATATTTCGaatggaaacaaaagaaaaacaaaaccaaccaaTACAAGGAATGTGCACGTACCTGAgcctgaaggtcaaaggtcaccatGGAGAAACAGCGGTTTAGCAGGGAATACTGCTCTTGAAGGCACTCCAAGGCTCCGCCCACACGGAACGCCATCATGTTTGGCCTCCGGATGAGCAGTAAGGTGCAAACGATGTGAATGATGCCCAGGCCCACGATGAACCCAAAACGTATCGTTGTCTgcgacacaaacacaacacaactgacACCTCAGTTTGTGCTTGGGCAAAAATGAGAAGCCCTCCAGTTATTACATCAAGTTCTCCTCCTCTCATTCTGTCATCTGCCAGTAAAAAAGTacacatgatgatgatgcagcAACGAGCTTTCCACTGAAACATGCTGGGCCTTAGATACTTTTAAACAGAAGAAACACCTCACATTTACCTCCTCACCTGTCACCTTATTGAGGCAAACGAGAAATGCAGATTATTTAGGTTCGAATCTAGAAGTGACTGATGCATGCAGCTACAGTGACATCAAGTGGTGGAATTATGAATCATCTGAACAGGAAGTAATAACACAACATGCACACGGGctaatttccttttttgtttgtttctgtcttaTTGGCGGCAGCTGTATG from Archocentrus centrarchus isolate MPI-CPG fArcCen1 chromosome 7, fArcCen1, whole genome shotgun sequence encodes:
- the LOC115782854 gene encoding uncharacterized protein LOC115782854, which translates into the protein MDERSPLLGNQPQQGADLLSPNLRPRHQELILTPCGPMKRWSELPRLLQVYFCSAILSLLALLGLTLFSLYKQHMDTGVLDEDNFTVSLIQLIGILFCIYYISRGVLQENRQELVAFVFSVFVVIIRSVVNFFVLVSKGQQELLTTIRFGFIVGLGIIHIVCTLLLIRRPNMMAFRVGGALECLQEQYSLLNRCFSMVTFDLQAQLCLCVLIITTNLVTSAADNIIAGVGVFWAILTAAVGAVAVLKEAKVLVWVFMVLNLPQVAFFVYLMYTVAEKWFQNETYTVEAAAITGALISLVIKVLLFWGLIRLVHSFGQGLRERMFAHNQ